From one Amycolatopsis sp. FDAARGOS 1241 genomic stretch:
- a CDS encoding sugar-binding transcriptional regulator, with protein MSRTKRRPRLTESLELATMARRFYVQGRSKLEIAGEFGISRFKVARLLDTALETGLVRVEFDLPAPIDVELSDEVRRAYRLDRALVLERAAVKEPREVVRKKVGALAAHLLEEIAGPADVIGLSWARSVNAMTEAIRSLPRCPIVQLCGVQAGMDMRGRSVETVSRVTSVSGGDAYPIFGPLVLPDRRTTEILRHQPGIAETFGQFGKLTKAVVSIGAWQPGESTVYDALDEAERAAIAARGATAEVAARLFDASGNALSTGLAHHVLAISTDELLAVPEVIAIGYSRPKAEAVDAVLRSGMVSTLVTDTAAAEPLLELAAARPLSE; from the coding sequence ATGAGCAGAACGAAGAGGCGTCCCCGGCTCACGGAGAGCCTGGAGCTGGCCACCATGGCGCGCCGCTTCTACGTGCAGGGACGCTCGAAGCTCGAGATCGCCGGCGAGTTCGGGATCAGCCGGTTCAAAGTCGCGCGCTTGCTCGACACCGCGCTGGAAACGGGCCTCGTGCGGGTCGAGTTCGACCTGCCCGCGCCCATCGACGTCGAGCTGTCCGACGAGGTCCGGCGCGCCTATCGGCTGGATCGCGCGCTCGTGCTCGAACGAGCGGCTGTGAAGGAGCCGAGGGAGGTCGTGCGGAAGAAGGTGGGGGCGCTCGCCGCTCACCTCCTCGAGGAGATCGCGGGCCCGGCGGACGTGATCGGGCTGTCGTGGGCCCGGTCGGTCAATGCCATGACCGAGGCCATCAGGTCACTGCCGCGCTGCCCGATCGTCCAGCTCTGCGGGGTGCAGGCCGGCATGGACATGCGCGGGCGCTCCGTCGAAACCGTGAGCCGCGTGACCTCGGTGTCCGGCGGCGACGCCTATCCGATCTTCGGCCCGCTGGTGCTGCCGGACCGGCGGACGACGGAGATCCTGCGCCACCAGCCCGGCATCGCGGAGACTTTCGGGCAGTTCGGCAAGCTGACCAAGGCCGTCGTGAGCATCGGCGCGTGGCAGCCGGGCGAGTCGACGGTGTACGACGCGCTGGACGAAGCGGAGCGCGCCGCCATCGCCGCTCGTGGGGCGACGGCGGAGGTCGCGGCGCGGCTGTTCGACGCTTCCGGCAACGCGCTGTCGACGGGGCTGGCGCACCACGTGCTGGCGATCAGCACCGACGAGTTGCTCGCCGTGCCGGAAGTGATCGCGATCGGCTACAGCCGGCCCAAGGCGGAGGCCGTGGACGCGGTGCTGCGCTCGGGCATGGTGTCGACGCTGGTCACCGACACGGCCGCCGCGGAGCCGCTGCTGGAACTGGCGGCCGCGCGGCCGTTGTCAGAGTGA
- a CDS encoding LysE family translocator: MVDWAGFFPAAVVVSLIPGANQVLGLRNAARYGVGAALTGVVGRLVAFVVLVGLVAAGLGTLLAASAEALTILKWIGVCYLVWLGLSSILRARREIAQTTREAPRKSVAALAVNEFVVAITNPKALLLFAALLPQFTTVGSPAALAELGAAYLAVELVVGLGYLLVGRAIGATGIRAKTQRKVDAGSGVCFLLLAGILAADASL, encoded by the coding sequence GTGGTCGATTGGGCCGGATTCTTCCCCGCGGCGGTGGTGGTGTCGCTGATCCCCGGGGCCAACCAGGTGCTCGGGCTGCGCAACGCCGCACGGTACGGCGTCGGCGCGGCGCTGACGGGCGTCGTGGGGCGGCTGGTTGCGTTCGTGGTGCTGGTGGGGCTGGTGGCGGCCGGGCTCGGCACCCTGCTGGCCGCGTCGGCGGAAGCGCTGACGATCCTGAAGTGGATCGGCGTCTGCTACCTGGTGTGGCTGGGGCTCAGCAGCATCCTGCGCGCCCGTAGGGAGATCGCGCAAACCACGCGAGAAGCGCCGCGCAAGAGCGTGGCGGCGCTGGCCGTCAATGAGTTCGTCGTGGCGATCACCAACCCCAAGGCGCTGCTGCTGTTCGCGGCTCTGCTACCGCAGTTCACGACCGTCGGCAGTCCCGCCGCGCTGGCCGAGCTGGGTGCGGCGTACCTGGCGGTCGAGCTCGTCGTCGGGCTCGGGTACCTGCTGGTCGGCCGGGCCATCGGGGCCACGGGCATCCGCGCGAAGACCCAGCGCAAGGTCGACGCCGGCTCCGGGGTCTGCTTCCTGCTGCTCGCCGGCATCCTCGCAGCGGACGCGTCACTCTGA
- a CDS encoding RNA helicase: protein MTLTDLLPANPDPDALFEAFSTWTAERGIQLYPAQEEALIEVVSGANVILSTPTGSGKSLVAVGAHFTALAHGRRSYYTAPIKALVSEKFFQLIDIFGADKVGMMTGDSSVNADAPIICCTAEILANIALRFGADAPVGQVVADEFHFYSEPDRGWAWQVPLIELPNAQFVLMSATLGDVSFFEKDLTRRTGRSTAVVTSAQRPVPLTFRYALTPVHETMSELLNGGQAPVYVVHFSQAAAIDRAQTLMSINVTTKAEKEAIADLIGDFRFSAGFGKTLSRLVRHGIGVHHAGMLPKYRRLVETLAQSGLLKVICGTDTLGVGINVPIRTVVFSALTKYDGVRQRHLKAREFHQIAGRAGRAGYDTDGYVVVQAPDHVVENAKALEKAGDDPKKKKKIVRKKAPEGFVNWTESTFDRLIAAEPEPLTSSFQVSHSMLLNVISRPGNAFDHMRHLLEDNHSDRPAQRKLILRAIAIYRALLAAGVVERLSTPDADGRIVRLTVDLQFDFALNQPLSPFALAAVELLDLESPSYALDVVSIVESTVDDPRPVLSQQQFKARGEAVQAMKAEGIEYEERMTLLEDVTYPKPLEELLSAAYASYRQGHPWVADYELSPKSVVRDMYERAMNFVEYVGFYQLARSEGLVLRYLADTYDALRHTVPDEAKTEALHDLIEWLGELVRQVDSSLLDEWEALRHPEEEGPVSTRPPAEPPAVTRNERAFRVLVRNELFRRVELAARRDYYSLGELDGGAGWDADAWEDALAEYFDEYPSLGTGPDARGPALLLITQEPDVWRVRQIFDDPAGDHDWGITAEVDLRASDEAGSAVVRVVDVNQL from the coding sequence ATGACACTCACAGACCTCCTGCCAGCGAATCCCGACCCCGACGCCCTGTTCGAAGCCTTCTCCACGTGGACGGCCGAACGGGGCATCCAGCTGTACCCGGCGCAGGAGGAGGCGCTGATCGAGGTCGTCTCGGGGGCGAACGTCATCCTGTCGACCCCGACCGGGTCCGGGAAGAGCCTCGTGGCCGTCGGCGCGCACTTCACCGCGCTCGCACACGGCCGCCGCAGCTACTACACAGCACCCATCAAGGCGCTCGTCTCGGAGAAGTTCTTCCAGCTCATCGACATCTTCGGCGCCGACAAGGTCGGCATGATGACCGGCGACTCCAGCGTCAACGCGGACGCGCCGATCATCTGCTGCACCGCGGAAATCTTGGCGAACATCGCGTTGCGGTTCGGTGCCGACGCGCCCGTCGGTCAGGTCGTGGCCGACGAGTTCCACTTCTACTCCGAGCCCGACCGCGGCTGGGCGTGGCAGGTCCCGCTCATCGAGCTGCCGAACGCCCAGTTCGTGCTCATGTCGGCAACGCTCGGCGACGTCTCGTTCTTCGAGAAGGACCTCACCCGCCGTACCGGCCGGTCGACGGCCGTCGTCACGTCGGCGCAGCGCCCGGTGCCGCTGACCTTCCGCTACGCGCTCACGCCAGTGCACGAGACGATGTCCGAGCTGCTCAACGGCGGCCAGGCGCCCGTGTACGTCGTGCACTTCTCGCAGGCCGCGGCCATCGACCGGGCGCAGACGCTGATGAGCATCAACGTCACGACCAAGGCCGAGAAGGAGGCCATCGCCGACCTGATCGGCGACTTCCGCTTCTCCGCGGGCTTCGGCAAGACGCTGTCGCGGCTCGTGCGCCACGGCATCGGCGTGCACCACGCCGGTATGCTGCCCAAGTACCGGCGGCTCGTCGAGACGCTCGCGCAGTCGGGCCTGCTCAAGGTGATCTGCGGGACGGACACGCTCGGCGTCGGCATCAACGTGCCGATCCGGACGGTCGTGTTCTCCGCGCTGACCAAGTACGACGGGGTGCGCCAGCGCCACCTCAAGGCCCGCGAGTTCCACCAGATCGCCGGCCGCGCGGGCCGGGCCGGGTACGACACCGACGGGTACGTGGTCGTGCAGGCTCCTGACCACGTCGTCGAGAACGCGAAGGCGCTCGAGAAGGCCGGGGACGATCCGAAGAAAAAGAAGAAGATCGTCCGGAAGAAGGCACCCGAGGGGTTCGTCAACTGGACGGAGAGCACGTTCGACCGGCTGATCGCGGCCGAGCCCGAGCCGTTGACCTCCAGCTTCCAGGTCAGCCACTCGATGCTGCTGAACGTGATCTCCCGGCCGGGCAACGCGTTCGACCACATGCGCCACCTGCTGGAGGACAACCACTCCGACCGGCCGGCGCAGCGCAAGCTCATCCTGCGCGCCATCGCGATCTACCGCGCGCTGCTCGCCGCGGGCGTCGTCGAACGACTGTCCACACCGGACGCTGACGGCCGGATCGTGCGGTTGACGGTCGACCTGCAGTTCGACTTCGCGCTGAACCAGCCGCTGTCGCCGTTCGCCCTGGCGGCGGTGGAACTGCTGGACCTGGAGTCGCCTTCCTACGCGCTGGACGTGGTGTCCATCGTGGAATCCACTGTGGACGACCCGCGGCCCGTGCTGTCGCAGCAGCAGTTCAAGGCCAGGGGCGAGGCCGTTCAGGCGATGAAGGCCGAAGGCATCGAGTACGAGGAGCGCATGACGCTGCTCGAAGACGTCACGTACCCGAAGCCGTTGGAAGAGCTGCTGTCGGCCGCGTACGCCAGCTACCGCCAGGGCCACCCGTGGGTGGCGGACTACGAGCTCTCGCCCAAGTCCGTCGTGCGCGACATGTACGAGCGGGCGATGAACTTCGTGGAGTACGTGGGCTTCTACCAGCTCGCGCGCTCGGAGGGCTTGGTGCTGCGGTACCTGGCGGACACCTACGACGCGCTGCGCCACACCGTCCCGGACGAGGCGAAGACCGAGGCGCTGCACGACCTCATCGAGTGGCTCGGCGAGCTCGTCCGCCAGGTCGACTCCAGCCTGCTGGACGAGTGGGAAGCGCTACGCCACCCCGAGGAGGAGGGTCCGGTCTCGACGCGCCCGCCGGCCGAGCCGCCCGCCGTGACGCGCAACGAGCGCGCTTTCCGCGTGCTCGTGCGCAACGAGCTGTTCCGGCGCGTCGAACTGGCCGCCCGCCGGGACTACTACTCCCTGGGCGAACTGGACGGTGGCGCCGGCTGGGACGCCGACGCGTGGGAAGACGCGCTGGCGGAGTACTTCGACGAGTACCCGTCACTGGGCACCGGCCCGGACGCCCGCGGCCCGGCCCTGCTGCTCATCACGCAGGAACCCGACGTCTGGCGCGTCCGCCAGATCTTCGACGACCCCGCCGGCGACCACGACTGGGGCATCACCGCGGAGGTCGACCTGCGCGCGTCCGACGAGGCGGGGTCGGCAGTGGTGCGGGTCGTGGACGTGAATCAGCTCTGA
- a CDS encoding primosomal protein: MAQDIIPIELGLPQGDVVTLWAPRWREDGEEWEAFLGDEDDLYAFPDAAHLAAFVRTSDQHDLLDHPAWDAVPALNVPELIPDDDHSYDLVGVPELVAEEPDSWTIGELAEIVGIVRSLADVCELDEVHEVLDAYEGFSLLEQGRLPFTGRDGEALWNDLSKAVSEKWDIVLDAIDGIVTVPDVDAAVLEQTAEELAAFHEESAEAEAAEPEDLEAVDSASDDEADDEPVGFWGEVGIDPIKIVTAGAEYYTLRCYLDDKPIFLGSDGEIDVFPSEKKLLAAIKDGKDLSDTDIADVSTWDEVVAKATAGELEVEVDAENTYVLTGIDDDIAEGPESMDPNQLELAVELITDAADWAGDDTVEVALSQNESLGWLVSFVLRPDPTRLEPSAPFDTEQSAWRKLVEDFENRLTVV, from the coding sequence ATGGCACAGGACATCATCCCGATCGAGCTCGGGCTGCCGCAGGGCGACGTGGTCACCCTGTGGGCTCCGCGGTGGCGGGAAGACGGCGAGGAGTGGGAAGCGTTCCTCGGCGACGAGGACGACCTGTACGCCTTCCCGGACGCCGCTCACCTGGCTGCCTTCGTGCGCACGTCCGACCAGCACGACCTGCTGGACCACCCCGCGTGGGACGCGGTGCCGGCCCTGAACGTGCCCGAGCTGATCCCGGACGACGACCACTCCTACGACCTCGTCGGCGTGCCCGAGCTGGTGGCCGAGGAGCCCGATTCGTGGACGATCGGGGAGCTCGCGGAGATCGTCGGCATCGTCCGGTCGCTCGCCGACGTGTGCGAGCTGGACGAGGTGCACGAGGTCCTGGACGCGTATGAGGGCTTCTCGCTGCTCGAGCAGGGCCGGCTGCCCTTCACGGGCCGCGACGGCGAGGCGCTGTGGAACGACCTGTCCAAGGCGGTGTCCGAGAAGTGGGACATCGTGCTCGACGCGATCGACGGCATCGTGACCGTGCCCGACGTCGACGCCGCGGTGCTGGAGCAGACGGCCGAGGAACTGGCCGCGTTCCACGAAGAGTCCGCCGAGGCCGAGGCCGCCGAGCCGGAGGACCTGGAGGCCGTGGACTCCGCTTCCGACGACGAGGCCGACGACGAGCCCGTCGGCTTCTGGGGTGAGGTCGGCATCGACCCGATCAAGATCGTCACGGCGGGCGCCGAGTACTACACGCTGCGCTGCTACCTCGACGACAAGCCGATCTTCCTCGGCAGCGACGGTGAGATCGACGTGTTCCCGTCGGAGAAGAAGCTGCTCGCGGCCATCAAGGACGGCAAGGACCTCTCCGACACCGACATCGCCGACGTGTCCACTTGGGACGAGGTCGTGGCCAAGGCGACCGCGGGCGAGCTCGAGGTCGAGGTCGACGCGGAGAACACCTACGTCCTCACCGGCATCGACGACGACATCGCCGAGGGCCCGGAGTCCATGGACCCCAACCAGCTCGAGCTGGCCGTCGAGCTCATCACCGACGCGGCCGACTGGGCGGGCGACGACACCGTCGAGGTCGCCCTCTCGCAGAACGAAAGCCTCGGCTGGCTGGTCTCCTTCGTCCTGCGCCCCGACCCGACGCGACTCGAGCCGAGCGCGCCGTTCGACACCGAGCAGAGCGCCTGGCGCAAGTTGGTGGAGGACTTCGAAAACCGCCTTACGGTGGTCTGA